From the Manis pentadactyla isolate mManPen7 chromosome 7, mManPen7.hap1, whole genome shotgun sequence genome, one window contains:
- the LOC118932619 gene encoding olfactory receptor-like protein OLF3 encodes MRQGNNTQTGVSEFILLGLSSDWGTQVSLFILILTMYLVTVVGNFLIILLIRLDSRLHTPMYFFLSVLSLVDLCYANSIAPQMLAHLLSAQKSIPFHNCVCQHYVSLASGGSEFFLLGAMAYDRYVAVCHPLHYTVIMHGGRCLGLAAGCLVAGFTNSLMETIITFQLPLCHSVINHFACETLAVLRLACADISFNKVMVAISGFLFIMLPCILVLFSYGRIVAAILHIRSAQGRRKAFGTCASHLAVVCMCFGATIFTYLGPRSASSVEEEKMVAVFYAVVAPMLNPLIYSLRNKEVMAALQKVLEKLR; translated from the coding sequence ATGCGCCAAGGAAATAACACCCAGACAGGGGTGAGTGAGTTCATTCTGCTGGGACTGTCCAGTGACTGGGGGACTCAGGTTTCCCTCTTTATCCTGATCCTTACCATGTACTTGGTGACTGTTGTGGGAAATTTCCTCATTATTCTTCTGATCAGACTGGACAGCAGGCTTCatacccccatgtacttctttctTAGTGTTTTATCCTTGGTGGACCTTTGTTATGCAAACAGTATTGCCCCACAAATGCTGGCCCACCTGCTGTCAGCCCAGAAGTCCATCCCATTCCACAACTGCGTGTGCCAGCACTATGTGTCCCTGGCATCGGGCGGATCTGAGTTCTTCCTGCTGGGagccatggcctatgaccgctacgtggcgGTGTGCCACCCGCTTCACTACACGGTCATCATGCATGGAGGGCGCTGCCTGGGGCTGGCTGCCGGCTGCTTGGTGGCTGGTTTCACGAATTCACTGATGGAAACAATCATCACCTTCCAGCTTCCCTTGTGCCACAGTGTTATTAATCACTTTGCCTGTGAGACCCTAGCGGTGCTGCGGCTAGCCTGTGCGGACATCTCCTTCAACAAGGTCATGGTGGCCATCTCAGGATTCCTTTTCATCATGCTTCCCTGTATCCTGGTCCTATTCTCCTATGGCCGCATAGTCGCTGCCATCCTGCACATTCGCTCTGCGCAGGGACGCCGCAAAGCCTTTGGGACCTGTGCCTCCCACCTCGCTGTGGTGTGCATGTGCTTTGGGGCGACCATCTTCACCTACCTGGGGCCGCGCTCAGCCTCCTCAGTGGAGGAGGAGAAGATGGTCGCTGTGTTCTATGCTGTGGTGGCACCTATGCTGAACCCCTTGATCTACAGCTTGAGGAATAAGGAAGTTATGGCTGCTCTCCAGAAAGTTTTAGAGAAATTGAGATGA